The Apostichopus japonicus isolate 1M-3 chromosome 12, ASM3797524v1, whole genome shotgun sequence sequence GCCACATTTATGTTCAATGCCACATTCATAGACGTGCTCTGTCCTTGGAATTAAAGTTCTTtgattacacattttatttacacaGCAAGGTTTTATATTTAAGTGGAGTTAAATTTAAAGAGAATTATGAAACTTACACAAGAAGAAAGtgcacaataaaaatatatatatatataaatgtataaaacTGGTAACAAAGTACACTTAATTTGGCACAAAGATGATTTGTCCACAGttaaggtactgtatcatggATGTTAAAAGTAAAGCAACAACAGCTGACAAATTTTGCTCATCAAGGATGAGTCAAAAACGTCAAAAACGATACCTGGGCTTATTATCGTCTCTGTAAATCTGCAGTGTCTAATTGCATGAAACTACGGACCATAATCGATATTGTGAGTGAGCCTGAGGGAACAAGAATCTCACCTGATAGTTTCGCATTGTAACAATACTACCACATGTGTTGATTAATCCTCTCACAGGATGGCTTTAAAAGTTGACAAGACTACTGTATGGGAAGGGACACCATATAAATTGACACAGCTATGAAGCTTTACTCTTCTTAGATCAAGACTTAAACATGTCCAGCAGTCTACATCGTCTTAAATCACTATAATAACATTCATTCTCTACTtttatcttctttgtttttctttctgccGTACTTCAGGTGATCGAGGTCCAGATTCTCCCGCAAGATGATAACTGGGGGGATAATACCACCGCCATCACCAGCGGGACCTCGGAGCGGTCGTGGTCAGATCTCGATATCAGTCGACTGGGCCGGCCCATCGATAGGCGTCGCCATGGCCTGGACTGCCACCGTTACTTTGGTTACATCGTCGCCATCGGGTTGGGCGCAGCAGCTTTCTTTTCTCCCGTGGCATTCGTCATCATCCCCAATACCATGTGGACCCCGAACCCGTGCGGGACGCCCTGCGACGGCCTCTTCATTAGCATGGCTTTCAAGCTCTTCATCCTGGCCGTCGGAACCTGGGCTCTTTTTGTTCGCAAGCCCAGGTACACTCTGCCGAGACTCTACGTTTACCGGCTGGCGGTACTGGCGCTCATACTGGTGCTGCTAGTCGCCTATTGGTTGTTTTATGGAGTACGGGTCATCATCCCAGGCGAACTCGATTACGAGGGGACAGTACAATACGCAGTGTCCTTGGTGGACGCCCTGCTCTTTGTCCATTACCTAGCTCTGATACTACTGGAGCTGCGACAGTTACAACCTGCGTACATGATCAAGGTCGTCAGGTCTCCAGACGGCGCCAGTAAATACTACACCATCGGTCAGCTCAGCATTCAGAGAGCGGCCATCTGGATCTTGGAACAATATTACCGGGATTTTCATATCTATAACCCCCACCTGCTGCACGTCCCGACCTCCCGCACCCCTAACAAAGCCAACAAGTACAAATTCTATAGCGTCGACGGGGGAGGCAACAACGAGTCGGTCACCGGCCGCGCCCGAGCGGTGATGGCCTCGGAGGGGAGAAGAAAAGAGACGGGGGTGGGTAGGAACGACAGGTTCTACGAAGAGCAGGAATACGACAGAAGGGTCAAGAAACGAAAGGCCAGGCTGGAGATAGCCACGGAGGATGCATTCACCCACATTAAGCGTCTCCACGAGGACCGAGGGGCCTCCCATGTCATGGACCCTACGGAAGCAGCCCAGGCTATCTTCCCTTCGATCGCTCGGTCgttacaaaaatatttacgGGTCACAAGGCAACAGCCTCGTTGGAATATGGACACTGTGATCCGACATCTGGCCACGTGCATAAGTTATAACATGTCCCCCAAGGCCTTTCTGGAGGCGTTCTTCACCCCGGGCCCGCCGGTGGTCGATAGTATACGTGACACGACCAGCAACCAAACTTGGGAGCTCGTCTCGGATACTCTGGTATCCAGATCACTCTGTGAGGGTACGACCTTTCAGCTCCGCCACCGGGAAATTCAGCTCCAAGTTTATATCATGAGGATTCCTCATTTCAAACTGAACGAGGAGGCATACGACTATAAAAATAATCGTTTTACCTTGAGGCTTCAATCGGAGACTTCTGTGTAATAATTTGTCCCAGGAAAGCAAACTTGTATAAATAATA is a genomic window containing:
- the LOC139977031 gene encoding vang-like protein 2, whose translation is MDPDNPDTSDDGGFLAVAATAATEAGNLNNSAAAPTDNSGNVSPTKSSSSPSKTSRRNRGKESDEESQKSHRSKKGRKNRNKDPETTDYDSDRSRRSHRKSRNDGDNKSVNFSSAALTTDSEREEVIEVQILPQDDNWGDNTTAITSGTSERSWSDLDISRLGRPIDRRRHGLDCHRYFGYIVAIGLGAAAFFSPVAFVIIPNTMWTPNPCGTPCDGLFISMAFKLFILAVGTWALFVRKPRYTLPRLYVYRLAVLALILVLLVAYWLFYGVRVIIPGELDYEGTVQYAVSLVDALLFVHYLALILLELRQLQPAYMIKVVRSPDGASKYYTIGQLSIQRAAIWILEQYYRDFHIYNPHLLHVPTSRTPNKANKYKFYSVDGGGNNESVTGRARAVMASEGRRKETGVGRNDRFYEEQEYDRRVKKRKARLEIATEDAFTHIKRLHEDRGASHVMDPTEAAQAIFPSIARSLQKYLRVTRQQPRWNMDTVIRHLATCISYNMSPKAFLEAFFTPGPPVVDSIRDTTSNQTWELVSDTLVSRSLCEGTTFQLRHREIQLQVYIMRIPHFKLNEEAYDYKNNRFTLRLQSETSV